One Glutamicibacter halophytocola DNA segment encodes these proteins:
- the secF gene encoding protein translocase subunit SecF has translation MNKLVTWGNELYTGKRSYPFTSKHRLWFAIAGAMVILSILVPVVKGGFNLGIDFRGGSEFTVSDVQNTDIKIGEHAVTSVASGAEATVTNIAPNTMRVQTERLSDDETLAIAASLAEDYGVSSDEVTSNFIGPTWGQDVSRQALLGLFAFVVLVGLLMAAYFRTWKMSLAAIVGLLVVIFVTAGIYSVTGFEITPSAIIGFLTILSYSLYDTVVVFDKVRENTKDFTKQSKRTFEQLVNLAVNQTLVRSINTSVVAVLPVASILFIGSYMLGAGTLKDLSLALFVGIIISALSTLFVQAPLYQWLRRNDSDVVEHSKKMAVA, from the coding sequence ATGAATAAGCTAGTGACTTGGGGCAACGAGCTCTACACCGGCAAGCGTTCCTACCCGTTCACCTCCAAGCACCGGCTTTGGTTCGCCATCGCAGGCGCAATGGTGATCTTGTCGATCCTTGTCCCTGTAGTCAAGGGCGGATTCAATCTCGGCATCGACTTCCGTGGTGGCTCGGAGTTCACCGTCTCGGATGTCCAGAACACCGATATCAAAATCGGTGAACACGCAGTTACCTCGGTTGCTTCGGGCGCCGAGGCCACGGTCACGAATATTGCACCGAACACCATGCGTGTTCAGACCGAGCGCCTGAGCGATGACGAAACTCTGGCAATCGCAGCATCTTTGGCTGAGGACTACGGGGTATCCAGTGACGAAGTGACCAGCAACTTCATCGGCCCAACCTGGGGGCAGGACGTTTCTCGTCAGGCGCTGCTTGGCCTGTTCGCTTTCGTGGTCCTCGTTGGACTCTTGATGGCCGCATACTTCCGCACCTGGAAGATGTCGCTGGCCGCCATCGTAGGCCTGCTGGTCGTGATCTTCGTGACCGCCGGCATCTATTCGGTCACCGGATTCGAGATTACCCCCAGTGCCATTATCGGCTTCCTGACGATTCTGAGTTATTCGCTCTATGACACCGTCGTGGTTTTCGACAAGGTTCGTGAAAATACGAAGGACTTCACCAAGCAGTCCAAGCGCACCTTTGAGCAGTTGGTGAACCTCGCGGTGAACCAGACCTTGGTCCGTTCAATCAATACCTCTGTGGTGGCCGTACTGCCTGTGGCGTCGATTCTCTTCATCGGTTCCTACATGCTCGGTGCAGGTACGCTCAAGGATCTTTCATTGGCCTTGTTCGTCGGCATTATCATCTCGGCGTTGTCCACCCTGTTCGTTCAAGCGCCGCTGTACCAATGGCTGCGCCGCAACGATTCGGATGTCGTTGAGCACTCGAAGAAAATGGCCGTCGCTTAA